The following coding sequences lie in one Kribbella sp. NBC_00709 genomic window:
- a CDS encoding VOC family protein, which translates to MKIGYVILYVGELERSVGFYRDVVGLAYKFTDAGYAEFDAGGVRFALYERRRAEWLTGRDVAPGAGGEVVVMVDDVDAYAERLVAAGVPVLSGPADRPWGHRTVHVADPDGFVVEFAEEIPRARQRR; encoded by the coding sequence ATGAAGATTGGGTACGTGATCTTGTACGTGGGGGAGTTGGAGCGGTCGGTGGGGTTCTACCGGGATGTGGTGGGGCTGGCGTACAAGTTCACGGACGCGGGGTATGCGGAGTTCGACGCGGGTGGGGTGCGGTTCGCGTTGTACGAACGGCGGCGCGCGGAGTGGCTCACCGGGCGTGACGTGGCACCGGGCGCGGGTGGGGAAGTGGTGGTGATGGTCGACGACGTGGATGCGTACGCCGAGCGGCTGGTCGCGGCCGGCGTACCTGTGCTGAGCGGGCCGGCGGACCGTCCGTGGGGACATCGGACGGTCCATGTTGCCGACCCGGACGGGTTCGTCGTGGAGTTCGCGGAGGAGATCCCCCGCGCCCGTCAGCGGCGGTAG
- a CDS encoding PhzF family phenazine biosynthesis protein: MTNVLRYAAFTSDPNGGNPAGVVLDASGLDNEAMQAIAAEVGYSETAFVTGDADPLPVRYFSPKAEVPFCGHATVATAVALAERTGPGEIVFSTQAGLVPVTVDDGMRATLTSVEPSVEPTGDLADVLDILRWEASDLDPALPARIAYAGARHLVLSTATRQRLADLDYDFDRLLAYMLERDLTTLQLVWRESPTMFHVRDPFPVGGVVEDPATGAAAAAFGAYLRELGLGQPAITLHQGDDLGRPSLITVELSPDDNRVRVSGNAVPITAPA; encoded by the coding sequence ATGACGAACGTACTGCGCTACGCGGCCTTCACGTCTGATCCGAATGGTGGGAATCCGGCGGGGGTGGTGCTGGACGCAAGCGGGTTGGACAACGAGGCGATGCAGGCGATTGCGGCCGAGGTTGGGTACTCCGAGACTGCGTTCGTCACCGGCGACGCGGATCCGCTGCCGGTACGGTACTTCTCGCCCAAGGCGGAGGTGCCGTTCTGTGGGCATGCCACAGTGGCGACCGCCGTCGCGCTGGCGGAGCGCACCGGGCCGGGCGAGATCGTCTTCTCGACTCAGGCCGGCCTCGTCCCGGTGACGGTGGACGACGGCATGCGCGCGACCCTCACCAGCGTCGAGCCGTCCGTCGAGCCGACCGGGGATCTGGCGGATGTTCTCGACATCCTCAGGTGGGAAGCCAGCGACCTCGACCCGGCCCTGCCGGCGCGGATCGCGTACGCCGGGGCGCGGCATCTCGTCCTGAGTACGGCGACCCGGCAACGACTCGCCGACCTGGACTACGACTTCGATCGCCTGCTCGCCTACATGCTCGAGCGCGACCTGACCACCCTCCAGCTCGTCTGGCGCGAGTCCCCGACCATGTTCCACGTGCGGGATCCGTTCCCGGTCGGTGGTGTCGTGGAGGATCCGGCAACCGGTGCGGCGGCGGCCGCGTTCGGCGCTTACCTGCGGGAGCTCGGGCTCGGACAGCCCGCGATCACACTGCACCAGGGCGACGACCTCGGCCGTCCCAGTCTCATCACGGTCGAGCTGAGTCCCGACGACAACCGCGTGCGGGTCAGCGGGAACGCCGTACCGATCACGGCACCCGCGTGA
- a CDS encoding lipoate--protein ligase family protein, with product MHGEYKVPGGKLVVADLDVVDEHVKTAQISGDFFLEPDDALERINGALAGLPIALPAAQIAARVRGVLGDGVEMLGFSPEAVAVAVRRALTGATGWRDHEWQFVHDVPREPALQMALDEVLTEQVGSGERPPTLRVWEWASNAVIIGSFQSLRNEVDLDGAARHDVTVVRRISGGGAMFVEPGNTITYSLYVPESLVSGLSFIESYAFLDDWVIGALNDLGIAATYQPINDITSPAGKIAGAAQKRFAGGAVLHHVTMAYDMDAGKMLEVLRIGREKLSDKGTTSANKRVDPLRSQTGLDRADVIERMVGTFRNRYGLAAGAVDDATVELAQERVAAKFGTEEWLTRVP from the coding sequence ATGCATGGTGAGTACAAGGTGCCCGGTGGGAAGCTCGTGGTCGCGGATCTCGACGTGGTCGACGAGCACGTGAAGACCGCGCAGATCTCCGGCGACTTCTTCCTCGAACCGGATGACGCACTGGAGCGGATCAACGGCGCCTTGGCCGGTTTGCCGATCGCGTTGCCGGCGGCCCAGATCGCGGCGCGGGTGCGCGGCGTGCTGGGCGATGGCGTCGAGATGCTCGGGTTCTCCCCGGAGGCGGTCGCGGTCGCCGTACGGCGTGCGTTGACCGGGGCAACTGGTTGGCGTGATCACGAGTGGCAGTTCGTGCACGACGTACCGCGGGAGCCGGCGTTGCAGATGGCGCTCGACGAAGTACTGACCGAACAGGTCGGGTCCGGTGAACGCCCGCCGACGCTGCGTGTCTGGGAGTGGGCCTCGAACGCCGTGATCATCGGCAGCTTCCAGTCCTTGCGTAACGAGGTCGACCTGGACGGCGCCGCGCGGCACGACGTGACAGTGGTACGGCGGATCAGCGGCGGCGGTGCGATGTTCGTCGAGCCGGGCAACACGATCACGTACTCGCTGTACGTTCCGGAGTCGCTCGTCTCCGGCCTGTCGTTCATCGAGTCGTACGCGTTCCTGGACGACTGGGTCATTGGTGCGCTCAACGATCTCGGCATCGCGGCGACGTACCAGCCGATCAACGACATCACGTCGCCGGCGGGCAAGATCGCGGGCGCCGCGCAGAAGCGGTTCGCGGGCGGCGCGGTGCTGCACCACGTGACGATGGCCTACGACATGGACGCCGGCAAGATGCTCGAGGTACTGCGGATCGGCCGGGAGAAGCTGTCCGACAAGGGCACGACGAGCGCCAACAAGCGCGTCGACCCGCTCCGCAGCCAGACCGGCCTCGACCGCGCGGACGTGATCGAACGCATGGTCGGCACCTTCCGGAACCGCTACGGCCTGGCCGCCGGCGCTGTCGACGATGCGACCGTCGAGCTCGCTCAAGAACGTGTTGCGGCGAAGTTCGGCACCGAGGAGTGGCTCACGCGGGTGCCGTGA
- a CDS encoding hemerythrin domain-containing protein — protein sequence MGEMSMNMAIHAAVRRDLDRFLDALGRFPDGDRERADQLAAAWENFDEQLTRHHEGEHEIAWPALEKVGVSRDLLTQLDAEHDTMATALAATRTAMGALHTFASVADADVAHTAMKELQRVTVVHLEHEEAEIEPVYLAKKDTPELKAMGREFAKVGPVQGGTFFAWALDGATPDETDAIAHTVPKPVLTVITGLFGRTYRKSVAPAWRS from the coding sequence ATGGGGGAAATGAGCATGAACATGGCGATCCATGCCGCCGTACGACGGGATCTCGATCGCTTCCTTGACGCACTGGGGCGGTTCCCGGACGGGGACCGGGAGCGGGCCGACCAGCTGGCGGCGGCCTGGGAGAACTTCGACGAGCAGCTCACCCGGCACCACGAGGGCGAGCACGAGATCGCGTGGCCGGCACTGGAGAAGGTCGGCGTGAGCCGGGATCTGCTGACGCAGCTGGATGCCGAGCACGACACCATGGCGACCGCTCTCGCAGCGACCCGGACGGCGATGGGCGCGTTGCACACCTTCGCCAGCGTGGCGGATGCGGACGTCGCACACACTGCGATGAAGGAGCTGCAACGGGTCACGGTCGTGCACCTCGAGCACGAGGAGGCGGAGATCGAGCCCGTCTACCTGGCGAAGAAGGACACACCCGAACTGAAGGCGATGGGCCGCGAGTTCGCCAAGGTCGGCCCGGTCCAAGGCGGCACCTTCTTCGCCTGGGCCCTCGACGGCGCCACCCCGGACGAAACCGACGCCATCGCCCACACCGTCCCCAAACCAGTCCTCACCGTCATAACCGGCCTCTTCGGCCGCACCTACCGCAAATCAGTAGCCCCCGCCTGGCGCAGCTGA
- a CDS encoding adenylate kinase — protein sequence MTTVLLMGPPGAGKGTHAGHLADHLGVPVISTGDLFRRNIADGTDLGRTAKRYLDAGEYVPDEVTNAMVRDRLAAADAGPGFVLDGYPRTLDQAGVLDDILDAQGRSLDAALVLQVAVDSLVHRLLRRAEIEHRSDDTEEVIRRRFEIYHEQTAPLINFYANRGIHHQVDASADIDTVRARVWQVAVELKPAA from the coding sequence GTGACCACTGTCTTGCTGATGGGGCCGCCGGGGGCGGGCAAGGGAACGCACGCGGGTCACCTGGCCGACCATCTCGGTGTGCCTGTCATCTCCACCGGCGACCTGTTCCGCCGCAACATTGCGGACGGCACCGATCTCGGGCGGACAGCCAAGCGCTACCTCGACGCGGGCGAATACGTGCCGGACGAGGTCACCAACGCGATGGTCCGCGACCGGCTCGCGGCGGCCGACGCCGGGCCGGGCTTCGTCCTGGACGGATACCCGCGCACGCTCGACCAGGCCGGCGTGCTGGACGACATCCTCGATGCGCAAGGGCGTTCGCTCGACGCAGCGCTCGTGCTGCAGGTCGCGGTCGACTCCTTGGTCCACCGCCTGCTCCGCCGGGCCGAGATCGAGCACCGCTCCGACGACACCGAAGAGGTCATCCGCCGCCGCTTCGAGATCTACCACGAGCAGACCGCTCCGTTGATCAACTTCTACGCGAACCGAGGCATCCACCACCAGGTCGACGCCTCCGCCGACATCGACACCGTCCGCGCCCGTGTCTGGCAGGTCGCAGTGGAGCTCAAGCCGGCTGCCTGA
- a CDS encoding YciI family protein, translated as MSVTGCELEYIQEKCRGRVRASDVIGAGRSTAYRLRLEVIMKYVVLIHSNPQPWGHPTIDFTEVGRSIPAAEREAMGKEFDAMLAELSASGELVSGLALDAPSTTRTFRWEGKRPVSTDGPYAESKEQLAGFFVLDCATPERAEELAAKFAGPGDIIELRPEMEF; from the coding sequence GTGAGTGTGACCGGATGTGAGCTGGAATACATCCAGGAGAAATGTCGAGGGCGCGTCCGCGCCTCCGACGTCATCGGTGCCGGGCGCAGTACGGCGTACCGGCTCAGACTGGAGGTCATCATGAAGTACGTGGTTCTGATCCACTCCAACCCGCAGCCGTGGGGGCACCCGACGATCGACTTCACCGAGGTGGGCCGGTCGATCCCGGCCGCCGAGCGGGAGGCGATGGGCAAGGAGTTCGACGCGATGCTGGCCGAGCTGTCCGCGTCGGGTGAGCTGGTCAGCGGGCTCGCGCTGGACGCGCCGTCGACGACGCGCACGTTCCGCTGGGAGGGGAAGCGGCCGGTCAGCACCGACGGTCCGTACGCCGAGTCGAAGGAGCAGCTGGCCGGGTTCTTCGTGCTGGACTGCGCGACGCCGGAGCGGGCCGAGGAGCTGGCGGCGAAGTTCGCCGGGCCCGGCGACATCATCGAGCTCCGCCCGGAGATGGAGTTCTGA
- a CDS encoding SDR family oxidoreductase: MSTILVTGGTGTIGRHAVPLLQAAGCKVRVLSRHPHDRGDGVEYLAVDLLKGDGLDRAVDGVDVILHLAGGPKGDDIGTRNLVEAAERAGVGHLVHISVTAVDQLPLTYFKSKLGAEQAVLQSSVPSSVLRVAQLHDFAWKTVRAMAKLPVLPTPGGVRFQPVDGRDVAQRLVELALGEPQGLVPDLVGPKVYSLSELAHDYLRATGKHRLSLPIRVPGKAGKVYRAGANLTLTGADVGTHTWEDFVAAQV, translated from the coding sequence ATGAGCACGATTCTGGTGACAGGTGGGACCGGAACGATCGGCCGCCACGCCGTACCGCTGTTGCAGGCGGCCGGATGCAAGGTCCGGGTCCTCAGCCGGCACCCCCACGACCGCGGCGACGGTGTCGAGTACCTGGCCGTCGACCTACTGAAGGGCGACGGGCTGGACCGTGCGGTGGACGGCGTGGACGTCATCCTGCACCTGGCCGGTGGACCGAAGGGCGACGACATCGGGACCCGCAACCTGGTCGAGGCGGCCGAGCGGGCCGGTGTCGGCCACCTGGTGCACATCTCGGTGACCGCGGTCGACCAACTGCCGCTGACGTACTTCAAGTCGAAGCTCGGCGCCGAGCAGGCCGTCCTTCAGTCGTCCGTGCCGTCGTCGGTACTGCGGGTCGCCCAGCTGCACGACTTCGCCTGGAAGACCGTGCGAGCGATGGCGAAACTGCCGGTGCTGCCGACGCCGGGCGGTGTCCGGTTCCAGCCTGTCGACGGGCGGGACGTGGCCCAGCGACTCGTCGAGCTGGCGCTCGGTGAGCCACAAGGCCTCGTCCCTGACCTGGTCGGCCCGAAGGTTTACAGCCTGTCAGAGCTCGCTCACGACTACTTGCGGGCCACGGGCAAGCACCGGCTGTCGCTCCCGATCCGCGTGCCCGGCAAGGCCGGCAAGGTGTACCGGGCGGGCGCCAACCTGACCCTGACCGGCGCCGACGTCGGCACTCACACCTGGGAAGACTTCGTCGCCGCACAGGTGTAA
- a CDS encoding DUF3800 domain-containing protein: MSTQSSWVEVACDESGFSGTNLLDPTSPVITHAGVDLDIPAAADIIAVLRTRLRQRTEYKSNQLLRPEQRPALEWLLTTLRGHAHVHVIDKTSYVAARVLELFAEEPSYAAGTSLGTDHSEAVAALRPRTGFLSAFVDLARTKRVRLMDHEAVDRFFATMPADVPALRAVTRARVEEVMQRLIDEDPEIPPPLEPLVPALAETVLHWSAGHRSVAVVHDEQSALTRGRVARLGAFLAERFDPAPLRSFTQVDSKHDPRVQVADFLAGIARRRTPDLEELLEPYTCAATKSSQV; the protein is encoded by the coding sequence ATGAGTACCCAGTCGTCCTGGGTCGAGGTCGCGTGTGACGAGTCGGGGTTCTCCGGAACCAACCTGCTCGACCCCACCTCGCCCGTCATCACCCACGCCGGCGTCGATCTCGACATCCCAGCCGCCGCCGACATCATCGCCGTACTGCGAACACGTCTGCGCCAGCGAACCGAGTACAAGTCCAACCAACTGCTGCGACCCGAGCAGCGGCCCGCGCTCGAGTGGCTGCTCACCACCTTGCGCGGCCACGCGCACGTCCACGTCATCGACAAGACCTCGTACGTCGCCGCGCGGGTGCTGGAGTTGTTCGCCGAGGAGCCGTCGTACGCCGCGGGGACCAGCCTCGGGACGGATCATTCCGAGGCGGTGGCGGCGTTGCGGCCTCGGACCGGGTTCCTGTCCGCCTTCGTGGATCTGGCCCGGACGAAGCGGGTCCGCCTGATGGATCACGAGGCCGTGGACCGGTTCTTCGCGACGATGCCGGCCGACGTACCCGCGTTGCGTGCGGTGACCCGCGCCCGGGTCGAGGAGGTGATGCAGCGGCTGATCGACGAGGATCCGGAGATCCCGCCACCACTCGAGCCGTTGGTGCCGGCGCTCGCCGAGACGGTCCTGCACTGGAGCGCCGGTCATCGATCGGTCGCCGTGGTCCACGACGAGCAGAGTGCGCTGACCCGCGGCCGGGTGGCCAGGCTGGGAGCGTTCCTGGCCGAGCGGTTCGACCCGGCGCCGCTGCGGTCGTTCACGCAGGTCGACTCCAAGCACGATCCGCGGGTGCAGGTGGCGGACTTCCTGGCCGGGATCGCACGGCGTCGTACGCCGGACCTGGAGGAGCTTCTGGAGCCTTACACCTGTGCGGCGACGAAGTCTTCCCAGGTGTGA
- a CDS encoding SAM-dependent methyltransferase: MPDYGQLDLIDLDRASQARVYDLLLGGKNNFEVDRRFVRELLKLAPEIPELTKQNRRWLAEAIRLMTTEGGIDQFLDLGAGLPTALNTHEIAQQANAAAKVVYVDHDLTAISHGQALLADDKRSFFAGVDLTDPAAVLNHPDVTPGLDLTRPVGILLGLVLHNVPSPQAVRVIADYVAAVPSGSYLALTHALNPRDGGRLADFSTAIEEKLQDAFPQIRFRTRAETEELVSELELVKPGLVDLTAWWPDDEQTLSSTGAGQLLLVALGRKP, encoded by the coding sequence ATGCCGGACTACGGCCAGCTGGACCTGATCGACCTCGACCGGGCGTCGCAGGCGCGGGTGTACGACCTGCTCCTCGGCGGCAAGAACAACTTCGAGGTCGACCGGCGATTCGTCCGGGAACTGCTGAAGCTCGCGCCCGAGATACCGGAGCTCACCAAGCAGAACCGGCGCTGGCTCGCCGAGGCGATCCGCCTGATGACCACCGAGGGCGGGATCGACCAGTTCCTCGATCTCGGCGCCGGTCTCCCGACCGCGCTGAACACGCACGAGATCGCCCAGCAGGCCAACGCGGCCGCGAAGGTCGTGTACGTCGACCACGACCTGACCGCGATCTCCCACGGACAGGCCCTGCTCGCCGACGACAAGCGCAGCTTCTTCGCCGGCGTCGACCTGACCGACCCCGCCGCCGTACTCAACCATCCGGACGTGACCCCGGGACTCGACCTGACCCGGCCGGTCGGGATCCTGCTCGGCCTGGTCCTGCACAACGTCCCGAGCCCGCAGGCCGTCCGGGTCATCGCGGACTACGTGGCCGCCGTACCGTCCGGTTCCTACCTGGCGCTCACTCATGCGCTCAACCCACGCGACGGCGGCCGGCTCGCGGACTTCTCGACCGCCATCGAGGAGAAGCTGCAGGATGCGTTCCCGCAGATCAGATTCCGGACCCGGGCCGAGACCGAGGAGCTGGTCAGCGAGCTCGAGCTGGTCAAGCCTGGGCTGGTCGACCTGACCGCGTGGTGGCCGGACGACGAGCAGACCCTCAGCTCGACCGGCGCCGGACAGCTCTTGCTGGTCGCGCTCGGCCGCAAGCCGTAG
- a CDS encoding polysaccharide lyase 6 family protein: MPRNLHRRTFLIGSLGLTAAAVARPASATTTRTRAVRARSLDELRKAIAAAEPGAEIVLANGTYDVPGDQTIAVSGKHGTADAWITVRAESVGGVTLTGNNGFVFADSAYVAIDGFKLRQQTTFEVPTTCQHVRISRNDIQLGDLEGLHWVMVRGDATVVERNHFHGKSKLGVFLGVEGPGSDGMARGVHIVRNYFSDHTYAGDNGGEPIRLGLSGRSLSDAGATVEENLFERCNGDPEAISTKSTGNTIRHNTIRDSLGGIVLRHGNRSRVDANFILAGSNGIRIYGNDHLIVNNYVEQIAGAGIVLGSGSVRDHKPEDSPESRRGNDAPDRVTIALNTVQSCGTAISGESQRPLPPLGCAITDNLLVGDAGKQLVSMPYLDGIAFAGNLCWGAATDGTIPAGGSTRKDPKLAPGSDGVRRLTVGSPAINAASRTYPAVTRDLDDHPRTGKADVGADEYSKATPHNRPLMPSDVGPASR, from the coding sequence ATGCCCCGCAACCTGCATCGCCGTACCTTCCTGATCGGCAGTCTCGGTCTCACCGCGGCGGCCGTCGCCAGACCGGCGAGCGCCACCACGACGCGGACCCGGGCCGTCCGGGCCCGCTCCCTGGACGAACTCCGCAAGGCGATCGCGGCCGCCGAGCCGGGCGCCGAGATCGTGCTGGCCAACGGCACGTACGACGTACCCGGCGACCAGACGATTGCGGTCAGCGGGAAGCACGGGACCGCGGACGCGTGGATCACTGTGCGCGCGGAGTCGGTCGGTGGCGTGACGCTGACCGGGAACAACGGGTTCGTGTTCGCGGACTCGGCGTACGTCGCGATCGACGGGTTCAAGCTCCGGCAGCAGACCACGTTCGAGGTGCCGACGACCTGTCAGCACGTCCGGATCAGCCGGAACGACATCCAGCTCGGCGACCTCGAAGGCCTGCATTGGGTGATGGTTCGCGGCGACGCGACGGTTGTCGAGCGCAATCACTTCCACGGGAAGTCGAAGCTCGGTGTCTTCCTGGGAGTCGAGGGTCCCGGCTCGGACGGCATGGCCCGCGGGGTGCACATCGTCCGGAACTACTTCTCCGACCACACGTACGCCGGTGACAACGGCGGCGAACCGATCCGGCTCGGACTGAGCGGCCGGTCGCTCAGCGACGCCGGCGCGACCGTCGAGGAGAACCTGTTCGAGCGCTGCAACGGCGACCCGGAGGCGATCTCGACCAAGTCGACCGGCAACACCATCCGGCACAACACGATCCGCGACAGCCTCGGCGGGATCGTGCTCCGGCACGGCAACCGCTCCCGCGTGGACGCCAACTTCATCCTTGCCGGAAGCAACGGAATCCGGATCTACGGCAACGACCACCTGATCGTGAACAACTATGTCGAGCAGATCGCCGGCGCCGGCATCGTGCTCGGCAGCGGCAGTGTCCGCGACCACAAGCCCGAGGACTCCCCGGAGAGCCGCCGCGGCAACGACGCACCAGACCGGGTGACGATCGCACTGAACACCGTTCAATCGTGTGGAACGGCGATCAGTGGCGAGTCACAACGTCCATTGCCACCGCTCGGCTGCGCAATCACCGACAACCTGCTCGTCGGCGACGCCGGCAAGCAGTTGGTCTCGATGCCGTACCTGGACGGGATCGCGTTCGCCGGCAACCTCTGCTGGGGCGCTGCGACCGACGGCACCATCCCCGCGGGCGGGTCCACCAGGAAGGACCCGAAGCTCGCGCCCGGTTCGGACGGCGTACGTCGTCTCACGGTCGGCAGCCCGGCGATCAACGCGGCCAGCAGGACGTACCCGGCCGTCACGCGTGACCTCGACGACCACCCCCGCACCGGCAAGGCTGACGTCGGCGCCGACGAGTACAGCAAGGCCACGCCGCACAACCGCCCGCTCATGCCTTCGGACGTGGGGCCCGCCTCGCGATGA
- a CDS encoding dihydrofolate reductase family protein — MAKVLYSVTMSVDGFITGPDGDMQWMRPYLGPNPEVDELVPRIGSILVGRRSHDGDDPFKGEAGEGQAFGGGWSGPMYVVTHRPPAEAEPDVTYVADFAKALAQAKEAAGDKYVNVIGANVAKQCIEAGELDEVLLLFAPAMLGDGTRLFDHPGGQTVRLERMSVTETALATSLWFKVV, encoded by the coding sequence ATGGCGAAGGTGTTGTACTCGGTGACGATGTCGGTGGACGGCTTCATCACCGGACCGGACGGTGACATGCAGTGGATGCGCCCGTACCTCGGGCCCAACCCGGAGGTCGACGAACTGGTCCCGCGGATCGGTTCGATCCTCGTCGGCCGCCGGTCGCACGACGGGGACGATCCGTTCAAGGGTGAGGCCGGCGAAGGCCAGGCGTTCGGCGGTGGGTGGAGCGGACCGATGTACGTCGTCACCCACCGCCCACCGGCCGAGGCGGAACCCGACGTCACGTACGTCGCCGACTTCGCGAAGGCACTCGCCCAGGCGAAGGAGGCGGCCGGCGACAAGTACGTCAACGTGATCGGCGCGAACGTCGCCAAGCAATGCATCGAGGCCGGCGAACTGGACGAGGTCCTGCTCCTCTTCGCCCCGGCGATGCTCGGCGACGGCACGCGCCTCTTCGACCACCCCGGCGGCCAGACGGTCCGGCTCGAACGCATGAGCGTGACCGAGACCGCACTGGCCACCAGCCTGTGGTTCAAGGTGGTCTAG
- a CDS encoding YciI family protein gives MKFLLILQGDGEPRLQRDEFERVAHEAGELVGGELLADPQLSIQLPECEPSQIDGYYVIDVETRDRAIELARLLPDARAAGRSVEIRAVMHPTAADF, from the coding sequence ATGAAGTTTCTACTGATCCTGCAGGGTGATGGTGAACCACGCCTGCAGCGCGACGAGTTCGAGCGAGTTGCCCACGAGGCCGGCGAACTGGTCGGCGGCGAGTTGCTCGCCGATCCCCAGCTGTCCATCCAGCTCCCGGAGTGTGAGCCCAGCCAGATCGACGGCTACTACGTGATCGACGTGGAGACCCGCGATCGAGCGATCGAGCTCGCGCGCCTGCTTCCGGACGCGCGAGCCGCCGGACGGTCCGTCGAGATCCGCGCCGTCATGCATCCAACTGCCGCAGACTTCTAG